AACCCTTGTGCTCGAGGAGAaattggggggggaggggggggattgTGTATTATCtctcaaaagaacaaaaacatttgaaaggtTCATTTCATCCTATTTCCCTTCTGTCCACGAAAGGATTCCATCAGCGTGTGTTAATGCAGACATGACTGACACTTTCGCCTGCTGCTGGGAGGTACATACCCGATCTACTTTGTCACAAGTTGTCCACGGCTCAAACGGGTTCATCTCGAAAAACTTTGCAATCATGCTGAAACAGGCAAACGGGGGGAGAAAAGTGTTACAAATGATGAACAATGTGTTCAGTCATTGCAGAAAACGCCCAGTACAATCTTCTATTCTTCCCGTGCACTATCCTATACTCCCAGTACAATGTTATATTCTTCCAGTGGTGCTCTACTGATGCAGACGAATGCATGATAGACATTTTATTATAGCCAAGAAATCAGCCCCTacacatttttcctgttttctgtctaTGAGGTTCTGGCTGTTTAGACTCCAacccttcaagaatgttcataacgATCCAGCGAATCAGAAAACCTGGTGGTGGCAACAATGGCCTTTTCAATACGACTAACAGTGAGCTGACTGTCTAGTCCATGTTTAAAGAATCTGTGGTCATCTTCTCCCAATGCACTGGGGTCTCACAAATGCAGTATTTTACTGTAACAGCGTTATTGTCTCTGTGCAATCTAATCTTTCAGCACCGATTCTAATCTGTGCATACACTGCTCCCAGTGGAGGACAGGTGTACAGGGATGAAGAGGTGAACAAGAAGGAGACAGCAGGAGTTTACTGAAacacctctgtgctgctgcataCTCACTGATACAGCGGTCGTGGCATTGGGTAAGGTACAAACGGCCTGTGCGCCACAGCGTAGACGTACTCCACCAGGTCATGCAGGAGATACCGGTTGGGccttcagagggagagagagagagaagacatgACACACTTCTGATCAACAGCCAGACTGCCTCACATCTCAGGCCTTCACACGCGCTGCGGGAGCTGGGTACACTGCTCAGCGGACCTGCCCTTTCAATTCAAgtggaaataaaacaatacatttacatttattcatttggcagacgcttttatccaaagcgacttacataggttacagttctttacaatgttatccatttatacagctggatatttactgagactggcaactgtgggttaagtaccttgcccaagggtacagcagcagtgtcccagcggggatctaaccggcaacctttcggttacaagtcctgctccttaaccactatgctacactgccgcttgACAGACTCTGCGATAATTGCAACTTTGACACGGCTCATTCAAACGAGTCAATATTCCTGTTCATGAGAAACTCAAATAAAACGTGGGTTGTTAAACAGTGTGTCACGGAAACACTTCCTTCTGAATATTCCTACGAGCCGAAGTCTGTACATGAGCATTGCCTTTCTAAGAATCTTAGAGTCATAATTTACTGGTAAGATAGTTGTTTGCGATAAgccattttgcaaaaacaaaacaaaataaggaAGAGAGAGCATTCCAAGACaatttgaggaaaaaatcaCACATATCCTTTACATAGCTTATTTACCATGTATAGAGAAATATTAGTAGCAGTTCAAGCTTCATGGAAAAAGTTTTTTCAGAATATGGCTGAAAATTGGGAGAGTAAGGGCTATAAGGAAATGAATGACAGAGGATATTAACCCTATCATCTTCTGGGAAGTTTCCGAGACAGTAAAGCAGGGAGAAATCATAACCTATgcctcttttaaaaatgtgaaagggaaaagaaagataaataaTTAGAATATAAGATTACATATGTCAAGAAGGATTATAAACTAACAGGAAATGTAATGGCCATGAATAATCTGAAAGAAATACAAAGGATGTTAAATTAACGGAGAGGATGGAAAGGGCTTTGACATTCactaaagaaaaatattatGATAAGAGGCCCAAGAGCCTTCAACTGCTGGGCTTCCAACTCAAAAAGCCATGAGCAAAATCTGACAACAGCTATTAAGAAAAAGATCTCAAGGGAAATATTCATAGGGAAAAGTGACAGCATTCCACGTAATCTCTAACCTGTGCTGTGCTAGCTATGCCTCAAAGTGGCTGTAATTATGACACAGATAGACCACAGGAGGAAACTCATTCATCTGTAGCTTGGTGTAGCTACTGCAGATTGAAACCTAACCCCCAATAAACACGCTAAATACACGAGATCAACAACTAACTTTACAGTGAACCTTATTTAAATTGGCAGTGAGGTCATCCTTACCCAACTAGAGCATAGGTTTTCCCATTGGAGTCAGGGTCTTTTATGGCATTGACAATAGCCTTGGCCACATCCAcaacctgagaggagaagaaCAGGTCATTCTAACATCTGCTCTCTCCCCTAGAACAGTCTAGAAAGCAGTGAGGTCTTGACAGGGCTCacgcactcacatgcacagGTTGCTTGACCGTCTTCTTCCCCAGAGCTATCATGGGCACGGCTCTCCCAAACCAGCGCATATCTGtgcaaaagagaaagaggggacTTCAGCAGCAACAGATGTAATCTGCCTGTATTCACCACATATGCTTGTTTCAGCACAATCTACAAGCAGATACCAGTGCACCTTTTAACGTTAAGATTTCTGGTACAAGAGCTGCATACCTCTTCTCGTGTAAACACCTGACTCGAAATGCATGTAAACATTAAGAGACAACAGCTCCCTGTACAGGTGACTGAAATACCAATGCTTCTGTAATTCAATATCTGTCTGTTCCTCCAGTACAATTTACAAAGGGAACTGCCCAATCCAACTAATTTTATCAATATGCTCTTTTGCTCatggcaataaaataaaacacttccaTATTCCCTAAACTGAAGAGTAAGCATCTAACACCTCTAATATTCATGGCGGAAGGGCACAAGTCTGGTCTTAAAGAACAAATCATTTAGAGAGCTTTATAACTTAAAAATGTAaggacaaacattttaaaaagacggTGTCACAGATTGCATATTTCTTTAGCACATAATTGAtgtagaaaatgtattttaaattgcatcacatggacatttttaaagcaaggACTAAGGTATCACAAATTGTGGAACTTTTTCAGGGACCTAAAAGAGCATCAATGTGTGTGGAAGACTGACAGCAAGTCATCTCCCAACCTTCCAAGACCTGCATGTGACAGTTTCAACGggctgtgtggctttgtgcaCAACGGCCAAAATGTGAGTGTGTAACATGTGGCATACTTGCAAAGTGGTTGAGGAACCTGTCCTCCCTCCCAAACATCTCAGAGGGCTTCATGATGACCGCATCGGGGAACTCATCTCTTACTGCTTGCTCCCCGACTGCCTGCAGAGTCCAGAGTTTTACACACAGCGCTGTTTTACACCACACAGCATCAGTTacacagcaccagtcaaaagtctggacacacttttctttatttttactattttccacattttataataataataaagacattttaaaaaactatgaaacaacacaaatggaattacgcagtgaccaaaaaagtgttataaacaaattttttgaaattactttggaaagaaattcacacacaaTATTCACACAAATACCAATCttgaagttgatgcctaagaaacagaattcaagcattcaagcataaatatttagattaaaatgtctctgaatgcatgtttcccattatcttaatcaggtgtattcaaacttttgactgatactgtacatgtgaaatTGCCAGTCGAATAACAGTTACAAAGGTTATGCTGGCAATAGAGTGACAGTTATACAAGCTGTACTGCCTGTAGAATCAAAGCTTTACAGGTCGTACCACTCATAGACTTAGTTACACACGTCATACTCCCTGTAAAGTCATTCAGTGTTACACAGCTCCAATCAGTGATAAGGACGTTACTCGACCTTGTTCCGCAGATATTTTGAGGGGCTACGGATGTCTGCATTCAGGTGGGACATATGGATAAGCTTTGGGATGCCTGCTTCACGGGCTGCTTTGGCAATCGCCTGTGGGATTGACACATAGATGTCCTCAAAGCGGTAGTTCCTTTAGGGAGAAAGTAAACAAGAACAAGTTAATATCATGGGACTAGACAGTTCATACCATTCTGATCTTAACCGTTACACAAGCTCCAGCCAAACATCTAACAGGTTGATCCTGCCTCTGAGAAGAGGCCATCATGTTAGCAGGGCTGCCACATTATTATTCTTAACTGATCTTTTAACCTTACTTCTCTAACCCAACAGAACCATCTTTATACACAAATGAAATCAGCTATATACATACTGAAGTTTGACATTGTTAGCTGCATCTTTATAGTTTCAGGTTTGATCAGCTCAAATGCAGATAAACAGTTCTATACAGAGTCCTGTCCAGTACGGTCCAATGCATACCTTGTCTCCCACTCTCTTCCCACCAAATTGATGACCACATTGGAGTGAGCCATGGCTTGTTTTATGGTCTCCTTGTTTCTGGCGTCCCATTCCTTAAACATGTCAGGGGGAGACATCAAGACAGGCACCACAGTCTGCAAATTACAACAGCTAAGACCTCATGATGACGTGtttcaaatattgttttgtgaGCACCTCACCCTGAAAATAGAGTGCTTTTGCAACCATGCATCAGCGATGGCAGGCAAGGATTTCTAAGACATTTTCCTCTTTAATTCTCATCTCATATATTCAAATAGGCAGACATGTTATGCCACAGTGTATCAGCATCCGCTAAAATGAACCACGTTTATATATGGaggctattgtttttttttttttttggtttaccAGGAAGATTATCTGGCCCAGGTCTCCCATGGGTCTGAGGTACATGATATCATACTGGTCACAGCGGTGAGGAACCACAATCTGAGAACCCATACGCCCTGCAAAAGAGCAAacacacatcagacacacagctcattcTACACAGGCTTTCTGTGCAAAGCCACCTAACACCAGCCAACTAACATCCAGCTGGTGTCATACACTGGCTACCGTCAGTGTTATTTGCCACCGATATACTTGTTTGGtgaatgcaaaacacagaactATACAGAAGACAATACAACAACGTGTTTatgacatgtaatgtaatgacaaataAACTTGTcatgtaatgacaataatgtaatgtgatgtaacaacTTCTTAGGGGACAACAGCCATGACAGACAAGACAGCATCAAAATGACAGCTAACTGGGCTAATAACCTTACTCACCAAGACGATTGACCACATATCTGCCCAGGAAGCCAGTGGCGCCAAAGACAGTGGCTGATATCCCGCTAAAGGAAGAGCGGCCACCCTTGCCTCGGGGGATGACAGAATGATGGACTTTCCTCTGCTGGACTGCCACGGGGGCAGAGGCCAGCACCACAGGGGAGCCATCACctacaggcacaggcacagaaaaGGCACTGCCATTGCGTTCTCCGCTTTACCAAGGGTCAGTAAGGACAACAATAAACACAGAACATCTACCTCtgggtacaaataaagtaacctgaACCTGATAGAAATCgaacaaagaaagaaatcgAAGAAACACCATAAAGTTGCCTGTAAAATTGCATATTCCTGAAAATTCTCAAGTATTTACAGAGACACTCGTTTGCACACACCTCCTTCCACGAGCCAAAGGCATCTTTGTAACAAGCTACATCACCAAATTTAAGACACTTTCTATATGCAGGATAAAAATGGCATGTGGCAAATAATATAGCCTACTTCTGACTAAAACGTGCAGTCACTGAGAGAGCCACTTGAATAGAAGTGTAACAGAGAaggtatttatgaaaacattggcagctatacatttattaaattattttcttcactTATTATAAACTTATTAACTTGCAATACTGATTTTTGTAATCTtgtttaaaatggctgtgtGCAAATCCATACATCATTACAGCTGGGTGCCGTTATGTAGCTAGACAGCTACTCCTCATCAAACTGACTCCCCCATAAACTCAAATGTTTGTCAACCTTGGTCACAAACGTGATCTTGACCTAAACAGTTGTCTTGTATGAAAAGGGAAGTTATCTAAAGGTGTTACATAGTGAATTAAATTAGTGTAAAGACACTTTCGAATAgcagacatcacaaatgcatcATATGAAGAAGCTTAGCTACATTCATTATTGACATTATCTTCAAAGCAATCTAGCAGGCTATACCCCATTTTATTCCACATGTCCCAAGTATTGACTATCGTTACCGCTAGACAGATGTTTAGCTACAAAGGGACTATTTAAGTTAAGTAAGTTAGCCAGCTAAAGATGAGCAACCAGGCTTAACTAACTTAAATAATGTTAGGTCACTCAAGGTTCTACAGCCGGGTTTTAATGTcaggtagctaatgttagctttcaGTATCGAGTCCTCGTATTCCCCCCATATGCAATGCTTGCATTTTAGCGTTGCACTGAAACGGCAGAGAGCTGGTACAGGTGACCCTTATTCCTTTCGTTGAGTTTTGCCAATTCAAAACTCAACGAAAGTTTTGCCAATTCAATTCTTTGTGATGGCAAAATatgctagcaagctaacataAAACCCGGTACCTTCGCAAACAAGGACAACTAACAGACATGTTAGCAAATATATAAACCCCTGGCGGGTAGCCTAAACTGTGATCACTGACTGTCAAAGAAAGCAGGCTCATAACATGTCACTGAAAAAGTCAACAGTGGAAATCGAATAAAACGTTAGTTAGACGAGCtcgctaacgttagccagcGATCTTGCAGGTCATAGCACTAGGGGGGTCACATCAGGCCTGGAATTAAATGGTCGGGAAATACAACTCCTAAGTAAGACATAATACCGAAAGCTGGATTTTGTTATTACTTTATACGCCTTGATTCTGTAGTCAGCAAAGCATACAGTTCGTTTCAGACTTACTGAAAATCCTGGGAAGGACACTCGCAGGACGACGGCAGACCAGAGTAACGGCCGCCATGTTTTTCTGATATGGAGTACGGAGCAACGGAGGGTCAAAAAGATTCAAGGCTTAAAACGAATAATTGTCAGAAACAATCAGGTAATCGCGCCCTGAAAGCATCGTACACCAGCAAACCATCACGAGAGAGGTCAACTAAAATgaacattcataaaaaaaatcatttactCTGTAGGGGTCCGttttactggatttttttttttttttttactggattttacttttttgtttcagcttgTTAATGCTGCAAATAGTTTTGCAAGGGTCCTCAGACAGGAGGAGGTGCTATCTAGTGGAAGTTCTGTATGAGTTTGCATGTAAGAGGGAGGCATTATACGTAATTGAAGATGAGAAAATTGACCTTTAAAACGTCCACCTGCACATTACTTTATTAGTAGGAGCATCTAGTAAAGGAACATATTTCTTTTTACGTAAGAACATTTTATTCCCTTTTGTTCTACTGTTAGTGTCATTTTTGCACTTTGCACTAAGGAATCCAAAGAGTTGAAATCCCTGGCTAGAATTAAGACTTATTAGCCAGCCCTGAACTACCACAAAAGAAGGTTTGAAGTTGTACGCCAATTTATTTATAAGCCATGCAAATCTAACCAAAAATCTCTTCCACTTTAACCTGATGAGTctcatgaaatgttttaaaatgacccGATGTTGActgatttacattacaaatgacTGATTTTGTGACTTCGTTGAGATGGCTATTAAAGATGTTGAACTTTGTGATagtcaaaaatgtgttttttttcccactgtcaTAGCTGCTCCTCCTGTATAGCCTCCTCTAGGTGGCTTTGCACTGTGTCTGCCCCTAATCTTGCTCCTCAGGATCCACAGCTGGATTCATTTAGCTATGAAATATAGGCACACTTACTGGCTTAGGTTCAGATAAGGCATTTCTTCTTTTATGAAAACTGTGGCTAGCTATCTGCGTCTTCATTGATGGCTGCATTTGATACCCAGCTGTTACAGTGTGATCAAATTGGCACTCTTAACTGTTGATGGACGACAGCACTTCTTTCTTGGTTGtgcagacattacattattggtatttaggAGACTctcaatgttatccatttatacagctggatatttactagggcaattaagtaccttgcccatggggacagcagcaatg
The sequence above is a segment of the Megalops cyprinoides isolate fMegCyp1 chromosome 23, fMegCyp1.pri, whole genome shotgun sequence genome. Coding sequences within it:
- the ndufa9a gene encoding NADH dehydrogenase [ubiquinone] 1 alpha subcomplex subunit 9, mitochondrial, encoding MAAVTLVCRRPASVLPRIFSDGSPVVLASAPVAVQQRKVHHSVIPRGKGGRSSFSGISATVFGATGFLGRYVVNRLGRMGSQIVVPHRCDQYDIMYLRPMGDLGQIIFLEWDARNKETIKQAMAHSNVVINLVGREWETRNYRFEDIYVSIPQAIAKAAREAGIPKLIHMSHLNADIRSPSKYLRNKAVGEQAVRDEFPDAVIMKPSEMFGREDRFLNHFANMRWFGRAVPMIALGKKTVKQPVHVVDVAKAIVNAIKDPDSNGKTYALVGPNRYLLHDLVEYVYAVAHRPFVPYPMPRPLYHMIAKFFEMNPFEPWTTCDKVDRLHLTDMKYPGLPGLEDLGIVPSSVEQKAIEVLRRHRRFRWLEAELGETKPAKTVDI